The following coding sequences are from one Chelonoidis abingdonii isolate Lonesome George chromosome 4, CheloAbing_2.0, whole genome shotgun sequence window:
- the RAB7B gene encoding ras-related protein Rab-7b isoform X1 → MVNPSAGQEKNESPRNGRMMNHHTALFMNSSRNVDLKIIIIGALGVGKTSLLHQFVHKTFHEDYRTTLGASILSKCIMVDNTPLKLQIWDTGGQERFRSMVSTFYKGSDGCMLAFDVTDLESFESLDDWREDFLEKIIPTEQGFPMVVLGNKIDLNERQVSKETASFWCKEKDIPYFEVSAKNDINVVQAFETLTRQALLRYQEMLENYLTDSIKLTPDDQSKKKCC, encoded by the exons ATGGTGAATCCTTCTGCTGGCCAAGAAAAGAATGAGTCACCCCGGAATGGAAGAATGATGAATCACCACAC GGCCCTCTTCATGAATTCCAGCAGGAACGTGGATTTGAAGATAATTATCATAGGAGCACTGGG GGTGGGGAAaacctccctcctgcaccagTTTGTGCACAAGACATTCCATGAAGATTATCGGACTACTCTGGGAGCCAGTATCCTATCTAAGTGCATCATGGTGGACAACACCCCCCTAAAACTGCAG ATCTGGGACACCGGGGGTCAGGAGCGGTTCCGGTCCATGGTGTCGACATTCTATAAGGGCTCGGATGGCTGTATGCTGGCCTTTGATGTCACGGACCTGGAGTCCTTCGAATCCTTGGATGATTGGAGAGAGGACTTCCTAGAGAAGATAATCCCCACAGAGCAGGGCTTCCCCATGGTGGTACTGGGAAATAAAATCGACTTAAATGAACGGCAG gTGTCTAAGGAGACAGCTTCATTCTGGTGCAAAGAAAAGGACATCCCGTATTTCGAAGTCAGTGCCAAGAATGATATCAACGTAGTGCAGGCCTTTGAGACGCTCACAAGGCAGGCCCTGTTGAGG TACCAGGAGATGCTCGAGAACTATTTAACAGACTCCATCAAGCTCACTCCTGACGATCAGTCCAAGAAGAAATGCTGCTGA
- the RAB7B gene encoding ras-related protein Rab-7b isoform X2 yields MNSSRNVDLKIIIIGALGVGKTSLLHQFVHKTFHEDYRTTLGASILSKCIMVDNTPLKLQIWDTGGQERFRSMVSTFYKGSDGCMLAFDVTDLESFESLDDWREDFLEKIIPTEQGFPMVVLGNKIDLNERQVSKETASFWCKEKDIPYFEVSAKNDINVVQAFETLTRQALLRYQEMLENYLTDSIKLTPDDQSKKKCC; encoded by the exons ATGAATTCCAGCAGGAACGTGGATTTGAAGATAATTATCATAGGAGCACTGGG GGTGGGGAAaacctccctcctgcaccagTTTGTGCACAAGACATTCCATGAAGATTATCGGACTACTCTGGGAGCCAGTATCCTATCTAAGTGCATCATGGTGGACAACACCCCCCTAAAACTGCAG ATCTGGGACACCGGGGGTCAGGAGCGGTTCCGGTCCATGGTGTCGACATTCTATAAGGGCTCGGATGGCTGTATGCTGGCCTTTGATGTCACGGACCTGGAGTCCTTCGAATCCTTGGATGATTGGAGAGAGGACTTCCTAGAGAAGATAATCCCCACAGAGCAGGGCTTCCCCATGGTGGTACTGGGAAATAAAATCGACTTAAATGAACGGCAG gTGTCTAAGGAGACAGCTTCATTCTGGTGCAAAGAAAAGGACATCCCGTATTTCGAAGTCAGTGCCAAGAATGATATCAACGTAGTGCAGGCCTTTGAGACGCTCACAAGGCAGGCCCTGTTGAGG TACCAGGAGATGCTCGAGAACTATTTAACAGACTCCATCAAGCTCACTCCTGACGATCAGTCCAAGAAGAAATGCTGCTGA
- the CTSE gene encoding cathepsin E: MKWPILLMLCLWLANGLQRVPLRRHKSLRKILREHGQLSKFWKAQKLDMIQYTEDCSTVPETEPLMNYLDMEYFGQISIGTPPQNFTVLFDTGSSNLWVPSIYCVSKACAVHSRFHPSDSSTYSEVGTPFSIQYGTGSLSGIIGSDQVTVEGITVSNQQFAESVSEPGNTFLDAEFDGILGLAYPSLAVDGVTPVFDNMMAQNLVDLPIFSVYMNRNPDSSVGGELVFGGFDPSHFSGTLNWVPVTKQGYWQIQLDNIQVGGTVAFCAEGCQAIVDTGTSLITGPSKEIKEMQNYIGAVPTDGEYAVECNNLNVMPDVTFTINGIPYTLSPQAYTLMENSDGMAFCTSGFQGLNMQPPAGPLWILGDVFIGQFYSVFDRGNNRIGLAPVVP; encoded by the exons ATGAAGTGGCCGATCCTTTTGATGCTTTGCCTTTGGCTGGCCAATGGGTTGCAAAG GGTGCCCCTGAGGAGACACAAATCCCTGCGGAAAATCCTGAGGGAGCATGGGCAGCTGTCCAAATTCTGGAAGGCCCAGAAGCTGGACATGATCCAGTACACGGAAGACTGCTCCACTGTCCCAGAAActgagccactcatgaactaCCTGGAT ATGGAGTATTTTGGACAGATTTCTATTGGGACCCCTCCACAGAATTTCACAGTGTTATTCGACACTGGCTCCTCCAATCTTTGGGTTCCATCCATCTATTGTGTCAGCAAAGCCTGTG CTGTGCATTCCAGATTTCACCCATCAGATTCCAGCACCTACAGTGAAGTTGGAACTCCCTTCTCGATTCAGTATGGGACCGGTAGTTTGTCGGGAATCATCGGATCAGATCAAGTCACT GTTGAAGGCATCACTGTCAGCAACCAGCAGTTCGCAGAGAGCGTCAGCGAGCCAGGAAACACTTTTCTGGATGCTGAGTTTGATGGGATTCTTGGGCTGGCCTATCCATCGCTGGCAGTGGATGGGGTTACCCCTGTGTTTGATAACATGATGGCACAAAATCTAGTGGATCTGCCAATATTCTCGGTCTACATGAACAG GAACCCAGATTCCTCTGTTGGGGGAGAGCTAGTATTTGGTGGCTTTGATCCTTCTCATTTCAGCGGGACTCTGAACTGGGTGCCAGTCACTAAACAGGGATACTGGCAAATCCAATTAGACAA CATACAGGTGGGTGGGACAGTTGCCTTCTGCGCAGAAGGATGCCAGGCGATAGTAGACACCGGGACCTCTCTCATCACAGGTCCttccaaagaaataaaagaaatgcaaaattataTTGGTGCGGTGCCCACGGATGGCGAG TATGCCGTGGAATGCAACAACCTGAATGTGATGCCTGATGTTACCTTCACTATCAATGGGATCCCATACACGCTCAGTCCCCAGGCCTACACCCTCATG GAGAATAGTGATGGCATGGCATTCTGCACCAGCGGTTTCCAAGGGCTGAACATGCAACCGCCGGCTGGGCCACTCTGGATTCTGGGTGATGTTTTCATTGGCCAGTTTTACTCTGTCTTTGACCGTGGAAATAACAGAATTGGGCTGGCACCAGTTGTCCCTTAA